A DNA window from Streptococcus sp. LPB0220 contains the following coding sequences:
- a CDS encoding RusA family crossover junction endodeoxyribonuclease encodes MIEFFLPMEKIPTTTHQQKKVNVRNGKPIFYEPVELKNARAKFESLLARHVPPDKLKGPIRLTVKWCFPMIKGVRIGQYKTTKPDTDNLQKLFKDCMTKLGFWKDDAQVASEIAEKFWSEVVGIYVRVEEWDDELYTFL; translated from the coding sequence ATGATTGAATTCTTTTTGCCGATGGAAAAAATTCCGACAACGACACACCAACAGAAAAAAGTAAATGTCAGAAATGGCAAGCCGATTTTCTACGAGCCAGTGGAGCTGAAAAACGCTCGAGCAAAATTTGAAAGTTTACTTGCGCGTCATGTACCACCAGACAAACTGAAAGGGCCGATTCGGCTCACGGTCAAATGGTGCTTTCCGATGATTAAGGGAGTACGCATAGGCCAGTACAAGACGACCAAACCAGATACGGACAATCTCCAAAAGCTATTTAAAGATTGTATGACCAAGCTCGGCTTTTGGAAAGACGACGCACAGGTCGCAAGCGAGATCGCTGAGAAGTTTTGGTCCGAGGTCGTGGGGATCTATGTCAGAGTGGAGGAGTGGGACGATGAACTATATACATTTCTTTAG